The Erigeron canadensis isolate Cc75 chromosome 4, C_canadensis_v1, whole genome shotgun sequence genome window below encodes:
- the LOC122596649 gene encoding cytochrome P450 89A2-like, which yields METWFIIILSFCIAAIIKPLFFTKSHSKKKLPPGPSLLSSNFILLTNSLSALEPILKKFKAKYGPLITLSIGSRPSIFVSEHELAHQILIQKGAVFSDRPRTFAVRNISSSSYGPTWRLLRRNLASEVLHPSRVKSYTWARKWVLHILINRLRKHEHEEAGGVKVIEHFTYGMFCLLVFMCFGEKFDETRINEIASAQRRFLLLIGSGRFNILGVFPRLGKILFRNRWKELLQMRNNQEQTLLPLIKARIESVKPESREESIVAYVDTLVNLQLPEGEGSNENNGKLTDKEMVSMCSEFLNAGTDTTSTALQWIMANLVKHPEIQSKLYEEIVGVVGPPPRGEEESVINEEDLQKMPYLKAVILEGLRRHPPGHFVLPHRVMKEVEVQGYVFPQGATINFMVAEMGLDSKVWDDPMEFKPERFLANEGSNGVFDISGSKGIKMMPFGAGRRICPGSDLALLHLEYFVANLIWYFEWSAPDGSNVDLSEKVEFTIVMKNPLQAKISSRSEKLTI from the coding sequence ATGGAAACATGGTTCATCATCATCTTATCTTTTTGCATAGCAGCGATAATCAAACCACTTTTTTTCACCAAGAGCCATAGCAAGAAGAAGCTACCACCAGGTCCATCTTTACTTTCCTCAAACTTTATTCTTTTAACTAACTCACTTTCAGCACTTGAACCaattctaaaaaaatttaaagccAAGTATGGCCCACTAATCACTCTTTCCATTGGTTCTCGCCCTTCTATATTTGTGAGCGAGCATGAACTCGCCCACCAAATACTTATCCAGAAAGGGGCGGTCTTTTCTGACCGCCCCAGGACTTTTGCAGTCCGTAATATATCGTCTTCCTCTTATGGCCCAACATGGAGGCTCCTTAGACGCAACCTTGCGTCTGAGGTCCTTCACCCTTCACGTGTGAAGTCGTATACATGGGCTCGAAAGTGGGTGCTTCATATCTTGATTAATAGGTTAAGAAAACATGAACATGAGGAAGCTGGTGGGGTTAAGGTAATCGAACATTTTACGTATGGAATGTTTTGTTTGTTggtttttatgtgttttggtGAAAAGTTTGATGAGACTAGGATTAATGAGATTGCGAGTGCACAACGTAgatttttgttgttgattggGTCGGGCCGGTTTAATATACTAGGTGTGTTTCCTAGGTTAGGGAAGATTTTGTTTAGGAATAGATGGAAGGAGTTATTGCAAATGAGGAATAATCAAGAACAGACATTGCTTCCACTCATTAAAGCACGAATTGAGTCGGTTAAACCTGAATCGCGAGAAGAGAGTATTGTGGCGTATGTTGATACACTTGTGAATTTGCAGCTTCCTGAAGGAGAAGGTAGTAATGAAAACAACGGAAAGTTGACAGATAAAGAGATGGTTAGTATGTGTAGTGAGTTTCTTAATGCTGGGACGGATACTACTTCTACTGCGTTACAATGGATTATGGCGAATCTTGTTAAGCATCCCGAGATACAAAGCAAGTTGTATGAGGAAATTGTTGGAGTTGTTGGACCGCCACCAAGGGGAGAGGAAGAATCGGTTATAAATGAAGAGGATTTACAAAAAATGCCTTATTTGAAAGCGGTGATTTTGGAAGGGTTAAGGAGACACCCACCGGGCCATTTTGTGCTGCCTCATAGGGTCATGAAGGAGGTGGAGGTTCAAGGATATGTGTTTCCACAAGGTGCGACTATAAATTTCATGGTGGCTGAGATGGGGTTAGATTCAAAGGTCTGGGATGATCCTATGGAGTTTAAGCCAGAGAGGTTTTTGGCGAATGAGGGTAGTAATGGTGTGTTTGATATAAGCGGAAGTAAAGGGATTAAAATGATGCCTTTTGGTGCTGGAAGAAGGATATGTCCTGGCTCGGATTTGGCCCTGCTTCATTTGGAGTATTTTGTTGCTAACTTGATTTGGTATTTCGAATGGAGTGCTCCTGATGGGTCTAATGTTGATCTTTCTGAGAAGGTTGAGTTCACGATTGTCATGAAGAATCCTCTGCAGGCGAAAATCTCTTCAAGGTCCGAAAAGTTAACCATTTGA
- the LOC122597297 gene encoding cytochrome P450 CYP749A22-like, whose amino-acid sequence MDSMIKYGTVFPASILLLYLILILAKFFRKVCWLPSRIQYTMRSQGIKGPSYQFLHGNTKEIFNMRKQSMSRPMDHLSHEIFPRILPHIYSWVNLYGRNFLNWYGPQAQLVVTEVELVKEIMNNKNDVYPKIELEGHVKKLLGDGLSSTKGDKWVKLRKLANGVFHGESLKNMIPVMITSTEIMLQRWKEHNGKEIEVFQEFRVLTSEIISKTAFGSSYLEGKKIFDMLIKLAMIVARNTHNIRLPGISNFVKNKDDKEAEKLEQGIKDCILDIINKRDQKTSMDTSISDFLGELLKASRAKDDSKRISFNDMADECKTFYFAGHEAMTSLLAWTILLLAIHEEWQEKAREEVFEYFGKANLSEDSIRRLKTMNNIIEESLRLYSPSPVLKRKVEKEVQLGQMTLPPNMELYISPLAIHHDPRIWGEDVHLFKPERFEGGIAKATNNKAAAFLPFGFGPRTCVGINFAMVEAKVVLAMILQRFKFKLSPSYVHSPIQAFTVRPQHGVQIILEAI is encoded by the exons ATGGATTCAATGATCAAATATGGTACTGTTTTCCCAGCTAGTATTCTGTTGTTGTACCTTATACTGATTCTTGCCAAGTTTTTTCGCAAAGTATGTTGGCTGCCCAGCCGTATTCAATACACCATGAGATCTCAAGGAATCAAAGGCCCGTCTTACCAATTCCTCCATGGAAACACCAAAGAGATTTTTAATATGCGGAAACAATCCATGAGTCGACCCATGGATCATCTATCGCATGAAATCTTCCCAAGGATTCTGCCACATATTTATTCATGGGTAAACTTATATG gaaGAAATTTCTTGAATTGGTATGGTCCTCAAGCTCAACTTGTGGTTACAGAAGTTGAGCTTGTTAAAGAAATAATGAACAATAAAAATGATGTTTACCCAAAGATAGAACTCGAAGGCCATGTAAAGAAGCTGTTAGGAGATGGGCTTTCGTCAACCAAAGGTGATAAGTGGGTAAAGCTTCGAAAGCTTGCTAACGGTGTCTTCCATGGAGAAAGCTTAAAA AACATGATTCCGGTGATGATTACTAGTACTGAAATCATGTTGCAAAGGTGGAAAGAACACAATGGGAAAGAAATTGAAGTATTTCAAGAATTTAGAGTATTAACATCAGAAATCATTTCAAAAACTGCTTTTGGGAGTAGTTACTTGGAGGGAAAGAAGATTTTCGATATGCTCATAAAGTTAGCAATGATCGTTGCAAGAAACACACATAATATTCGGTTGCCAGGCATAAG CAATTTTGTAAAGAACAAGGATGACAAAGAGGCAGAGAAACTTGAGCAAGGAATCAAAGATTGCATTCTTGACATCATTAATAAAAGGGACCAAAAAACGAGCATGGACACGAGTATTAGTGATTTCCTTGGAGAATTGCTTAAGGCATCTCGTGCCAAAGATGACTCAAAACGGATATCTTTCAATGATATGGCCGACGAGTGCAAGACATTTTATTTTGCAGGACATGAAGCAATGACATCTTTACTTGCATGGACTATTCTTCTTTTAGCAATCCATGAGGAATGGCAAGAAAAAGCTCGTGAAGAAGTCTTCGAGTATTTTGGCAAAGCAAACCTGAGTGAAGATTCAATAAGAAGACTCAAAACG ATGAACAATATTATTGAAGAATCGTTGAGACTCTATTCACCATCTCCTGTGTTGAAAAggaaagttgaaaaagaagttcAATTAGGACAAATGACCCTTCCACCAAATATGGAGCTATACATTTCGCCGTTAGCAATTCATCATGACCCTAGAATATGGGGAGAGGATGTTCATTTGTTCAAGCCTGAAAGATTTGAAGGAGGCATAGCTAAAGCAACAAACAACAAAGCGGCTGCATTCTTGCCATTTGGGTTCGGCCCAAGAACATGTGTCGGTATAAATTTTGCAATGGTTGAAGCCAAGGTTGTACTTGCCATGATTTTACAAAGGTTTAAGTTTAAACTGTCTCCAAGTTATGTTCACTCTCCTATCCAAGCTTTTACGGTTAGACCCCAACATGGTGTTCAAATCATTCTTGAGGCTATCTAA
- the LOC122595450 gene encoding cytochrome P450 89A2-like, with protein sequence METWFILILSLFVAAILFHQSHRKKLPPGPSVLASNFVILTNSLPALEPFVRNFKLKYGSFITLFVGYHPSIFVSSHSLAHKVLVQQGAIFSDRPTSIPARNISSASYGPTWRLLRRNLATEILHPARVKSYSWARKWALHILINQLREHKGSDGIKVVDHFHYAMFCLLVLMCFGDKLDEKTVNEIARVQRYSLFAAGSGRFDMLGLMPRLGKILFRNRWKELLQIRHDQEQVMIPLIKSRIEAVNSGRNLLGDKKIVAYVDTLVNLKLPEEEADNGNGGKLTDKEIVSMCDEFLNAGTDTTSTALQWIMANLMKYPRIQSKLFDEIVSVVGPPPRGEDETAINEEDLHKMPYLKAVVLEGLRRHPPGHFVLPHRVMKEVYLEGYMIPQGATINFMVADMGWDPKVWDDPMEFKPERFLVNGDRNCVFDISGSKGIKMMPFGAGRRVCPGSELAILQLEYYVANLIWYFHWTSPDGYEVDLSEKPEFTIVMKHPLRAHVSSRTEKLII encoded by the coding sequence ATGGAGACCTGGTTCATCCTCATCCTATCTCTTTTCGTCGCCGCCATACTCTTCCACCAGAGCCACCGCAAGAAACTACCACCAGGGCCATCAGTCCTTGCCTCTAACTTCGTAATATTAACCAATTCTCTACCTGCTCTTGAACCATTTGTTAGAAACTTCAAGTTAAAGTATGGATCATTCATCACTCTGTTTGTTGGTTACCATCCTTCAATCTTTGTCTCTAGCCATTCTCTAGCTCACAAAGTCTTGGTCCAACAAGGCGCCATATTTTCTGACCGCCCTACAAGCATCCCTGCGCGCAACATCTCATCAGCCTCCTATGGCCCAACTTGGCGTCTCCTAAGGCGTAATCTAGCTACCGAGATACTTCATCCTGCCCGTGTGAAGTCTTACTCTTGGGCTAGAAAATGGGCCCTTCATATCTTGATTAATCAGTTAAGGGAACATAAAGGAAGTGATGGGATAAAGGTGGTTGATCATTTTCACTATGCAATGTTTTGTTTGTTGGTTTTGATGTGTTTTGGTGATAAGCTAGACGAAAAAACTGTAAATGAAATTGCAAGGGTACAACGTTATTCGCTTTTTGCAGCTGGTTCGGGCCGTTTTGATATGCTCGGTTTGATGCCTAGGTTAGGCAAGATATTGTTTAGGAATAGATGGAAAGAGTTGTTGCAAATACGGCATGATCAAGAACAAGTGATGATACCACTAATTAAGTCTAGAATTGAAGCAGTTAACTCGGGACGAAACTTATTAGGAGACAAGAAAATTGTGGCGTATGTTGACACTTTGGTGAATCTAAAGCTTCCGGAAGAAGAGGCTGATAATGGGAATGGTGGAAAGTTAACAGATAAAGAGATTGTAAGTATGTGTGATGAGTTTCTTAATGCTGGGACGGATACTACCTCTACTGCGTTACAATGGATCATGGCGAATCTCATGAAGTATCCACGCATCCAAAGTAAactttttgatgaaattgtttctGTAGTAGGACCTCCGCCAAGGGGAGAGGATGAAACGGCCATAAACGAGGAGGATTTACACAAAATGCCTTATTTGAAAGCGGTGGTTTTGGAAGGGCTAAGGAGACACCCACCGGGCCATTTCGTGTTACCACATAGGGTAATGAAAGAGGTATATCTGGAAGGGTATATGATTCCTCAAGGTGCCACCATCAACTTCATGGTGGCTGATATGGGTTGGGACCCGAAGGTTTGGGATGATCCAATGGAGTTCAAGCCAGAGCGGTTTTTGGTGAATGGGGACCGCAATTGTGTGTTTGATATAAGTGGAAGCAAAGGGATTAAGATGATGCCATTTGGTGCTGGAAGAAGAGTATGCCCTGGTTCTGAATTGGCCATACTTCAGTTGGAATATTATGTTGCAAATTTGATTTGGTATTTCCATTGGACTTCTCCTGATGGTTATGAAGTCGATCTTTCTGAAAAGCCCGAGTTCACCATTGTCATGAAACATCCTCTGCGAGCACATGTCTCTTCAAGGACCGAAAAGTTAATCATTTGA
- the LOC122598290 gene encoding cytochrome P450 89A2-like, whose translation MMETWFIIISSICVAALIRSIIFPRRNSKKLLPPSPSILYNIFIQLATPPLNWEPVLINLKAKYGPLFTLSLAFRPFIIVGSHDLAYQILIKKGAIFSDRPKSLPMLNISSASYGPTWRLFRRNLASEIMHPARIKSYSWARKWVLHILLGRLQEQKKEGEGIKVVDHFHYAVFRLLVVMCFGEKFDESQINEIAKVQRNMMLKVGSGRFMVHTLFPRLGKILFRNRWKEFLKLLSDKEQVLIPIIKSRIESDTSGHESVAYVDTLVNLKLPEEEAYNGNDGKLTYKEMVTMCSEFLNGGTDTTSTSLQWIMANLIKHPHIQSKLYNEIIEVVGQPHPPPSHGAEPLVINEEDLKKMPYLKAVVLEGLRRHPPSHFVLPHKVTKEVKVQGYVIPQGATLHFLLGEMGLDPKVWDNPMEFKPERFLSNDKTDGAFDFDISGSKGIKMMPFGAGRRICPGSDLALLHLEYFVANLIWYFHWTTPNGYHVDLSDKVESTVVMKNPLRAQISPRA comes from the coding sequence ATGATGGAGACATGGTTCATCATAATCAGTTCAATATGTGTTGCTGCCCTCATCAGATCCATAATATTCCCCCGAAGAAACAGCAAGAAGCTGTTACCTCCAAGCCCATCCATCCTTTACAACATCTTCATACAACTAGCCACTCCCCCTTTAAACTGGGAACCCGTTCTCATAAACCTCAAAGCCAAGTACGGGCCACTCTTCACTCTTTCACTCGCTTTTCGTCCTTTTATCATTGTTGGCAGCCATGATCTCGCCTACCAAATCCTCATTAAAAAAGGCGCAATTTTCTCTGATCGTCCCAAATCCCTCCCCATGCTCAACATCTCCTCAGCCTCATACGGCCCTACTTGGAGGCTTTTTAGAAGAAACCTTGCATCCGAGATCATGCACCCTGCTCGCATCAAGTCATACTCGTGGGCTCGTAAATGGGTTCTTCATATCTTACTTGGTCGCCTTCAAGAGCAAAAGAAGGAGGGTGAAGGAATCAAGGTGGTTGACCATTTCCATTATGCAGTGTTCCGTCTGTTGGTGGTGATGTGCTTTGGAGAAAAGTTCGATGAAAGTCAAATCAATGAGATCGCCAAGGTACAACGTAATATGATGCTGAAAGTAGGCTCGGGACGGTTTATGGTGCATACTTTGTTTCCAAGGTTGGGGAAGATATTGTTTAGAAACAGATGGAAGGAGTTTTTGAAATTACTTAGTGATAAAGAACAAGTATTGATTCCAATAATCAAATCTCGAATCGAATCAGATACTTCTGGACACGAATCAGTGGCTTATGTTGACACCTTGGTGAATCTAAAGCTCCCTGAAGAAGAAGCTTATAATGGAAATGATGGAAAGCTGACATATAAGGAGATGGTAACTATGTGTAGTGAGTTCCTTAATGGTGGCACAGACACCACCTCAACTTCTTTACAATGGATCATGGCGAATCTTATTAAGCATCCTCACATTCAGAGCAAACTCTATAATGAAATAATTGAAGTTGTTGGACAACCACATCCACCTCCATCACATGGGGCCGAGCCACTAGTTATAAACGAAGAGGATCTAAAGAAAATGCCATACCTAAAAGCAGTGGTTTTGGAAGGGCTGAGGAGACACCCACCAAGCCACTTTGTGCTGCCACATAAGGTCACAAAAGAGGTAAAGGTGCAAGGCTATGTGATTCCACAGGGTGCCACTCTCCATTTCTTGTTAGGTGAGATGGGTTTGGATCCAAAGGTCTGGGATAATCCCATGGAGTTCAAACCAGAGAGGTTTTTGTCAAATGATAAGACTGATGGTGCGTTTGACTTTGATATAAGCGGAAGCAAAGGGATCAAGATGATGCCATTTGGTGCCGGAAGAAGGATATGTCCTGGCTCTGATTTAGCCCTGCTTCACTTGGAATATTTTGTTGCAAACTTGATTTGGTATTTCCATTGGACTACTCCAAATGGTTATCATGTTGATCTTTCTGACAAGGTCGAGTCAACCGTCGTCATGAAGAACCCTCTAAGAGCACAAATCTCACCCAGGGCTTAA